A section of the Tenrec ecaudatus isolate mTenEca1 chromosome 10, mTenEca1.hap1, whole genome shotgun sequence genome encodes:
- the CBX4 gene encoding E3 SUMO-protein ligase CBX4 — translation MELPAVGEHVFAVESIEKKRIRKGRVEYLVKWRGWSPKYNTWEPEENILDPRLLIAFQNRERQEQLMGYRKRGPKPKPLVVQVPTFARRSNVLTGLQDSSADNRGAKLELSGQGKGQAHQYELNSKRHHPYQPHGKERAGKPPPPPGKSSKYYYQLNSKRHHPYQPDPKMYDLQYQGGHKEAPSPTCPDPGAKSHPPDKWTHGAGAKGYLGAVKPLGGAAGAPGKGAEKGPPNGMPPAPKEAVTGNGIGGKMKIVKNKNKNGRIVIVMSKYMENGMQAVKIKSGEAADSAARSPSHKKRAPAAAAEERHPPADRTFKKAVGVGPEEKKTDTPSKRREEEGPGAGDPQPLEAGSRKLSPAKEAFAEQPLQLTTKPDLLAWDPARSTHAPSHHHPHHHHHHAVGLNLSHARKRCLSETHGEREPCKKRLTARSISTPTCLGGSPVERPADVPPAAGHPQPEVILLDSDLDEPIDLRCVKTRGDAREPPSSRAIKPEALVEVAVPASAAQKPPSEAQDERDEEPLSEFKPFFGNIIITDVTANCLTVTFKEYVTV, via the exons ATGGAGCTGCCAGCTGTCGGCGAGCATGTCTTCGCTGTGGAGAGCATCGAGAAGAAGCGGATCCGCAAG GGCAGAGTGGAGTATCTGGTGAAATGGAGAGGCTGGTCTCCCAA ATATAACACGTGGGAACCTGAGGAGAATATCTTGGACCCCCGGCTGCTGATCGCCTTCCAGAACAG GGAACGGCAGGAGCAGTTGATGGGATATCGGAAGCGAGGCCCGAAGCCCAAGCCGCTGGTGGTGCAG GTACCTACCTTTGCACGGCGCTCTAACGTGCTGACTGGGCTCCAGGACTCCTCTGCTGACAACCGAGGAGCCAAGCTGGAGCTAAGCGGGCAGGGCAAGGGCCAGGCGCACCAGTATGAGCTGAACAGCAAAAGGCACCACCCCTACCAGCCGCATGGCAAGGAGCGTGCGGGCAAGCCCCCGCCGCCGCCAGGCAAGAGCAGCAAGTACTACTACCAGCTCAACAGCAAGCGACACCACCCCTACCAGCCGGACCCCAAGATGTACGACCTGCAGTACCAGGGTGGCCACAAGGAGGCGCCCAGCCCCACCTGCCCGGACCCCGGGGCGAAGAGCCACCCGCCAGACAAGTGGACTCATGGCGCGGGGGCCAAGGGCTACCTGGGAGCGGTAAAGCCCCTGGGCGGAGCAGCTGGGGCCCCGGGCAAGGGCGCTGAGAAGGGTCCCCCCAATGGCATGCCGCCAGCCCCGAAGGAAGCGGTGACAGGCAACGGGATTGGGGGCAAAATGAAGATTGTCAAAAATAAGAACAAGAACGGCCGCATAGTCATCGTGATGAGCAAGTACATGGAGAACGGCATGCAGGCGGTGAAGATCAAGTCCGGGGAGGCTGCAGACAGCGCGGCGCGCTCCCCCAGCCACAAGAAGcgcgcccccgccgccgccgcagaGGAGCGCCACCCCCCAGCCGACCGGACTTTTAAAAAGGCGGTGGGGGTGGGCCCAGAGGAGAAGAAGACAGACACGCCCTccaagaggagggaggaggaggggccggGAGCCGGGGACCCGCAGCCCCTGGAGGCTGGCTCCCGAAAGCTCTCCCCGGCCAAGGAGGCGTTTGCCGAACAGCCCCTGCAACTCACCACCAAGCCCGACCTGCTGGCCTGGGACCCTGCCCGAAGCACACACGCGCCCTcccaccatcacccccaccaccatcaccaccacgccGTGGGCCTCAACCTCTCTCACGCGCGCAAGCGCTGTCTTTCCGAGACCCACGGCGAGCGCGAGCCCTGCAAGAAGCGGTTGACGGCTCGAAGCATCAGCACCCCCACCTGCCTGGGGGGCAGCCCGGTCGAGCGCCCGGCTGACGTGCCGCCGGCCGCTGGCCATCCGCAGCCGGAGGTCATCCTGCTGGACTCAGATCTGGACGAGCCCATAGACTTGCGCTGCGTCAAGACGCGTGGCGACGCCAGGGAACCGCCCAGCTCCCGCGCCATCAAGCCCGAGGCTCTGGTGGAGGTCGCGGTGCCGGCCTCTGCGGCCCAGAAGCCTCCCTCGGAGGCCCAGGACGAGCGGGACGAGGAGCCGCTGTCCGAGTTCAAGCCCTTCTTTGGGAATATAATTATCACCGACGTCACTGCGAACTGCCTCACCGTCACGTTCAAGGAATACGTGACGGTGTAG